A genomic segment from Methanolobus zinderi encodes:
- the hdrC gene encoding CoB--CoM heterodisulfide reductase subunit C yields the protein MSYTSQDNAGISSGVKNACKDIFKCMQCGVCSGSCPSGRHTSLNIRKLVRKAARNSDVIREEELWMCTTCYNCQERCPRNIDIVDAVLGIRTLAAHEGIMHSEHRKVSELLLEHGHAVPIDEENRKNRVEIGLEELPETVHKYPEELEEIKTLLSSCGFDRLLGKKRKGSLKRK from the coding sequence ATGTCTTATACATCACAGGACAATGCAGGCATATCAAGCGGAGTCAAAAATGCCTGCAAGGATATATTCAAGTGTATGCAGTGTGGCGTATGCAGCGGCAGCTGTCCTTCCGGCAGGCATACCAGCCTTAACATCCGGAAACTTGTCAGAAAAGCCGCCAGGAATTCCGACGTGATCCGGGAAGAGGAATTATGGATGTGCACCACCTGTTACAACTGCCAGGAGCGCTGCCCGAGGAACATTGATATCGTAGACGCAGTACTCGGTATCAGGACACTTGCAGCACATGAAGGGATAATGCATTCCGAGCACAGAAAGGTCAGTGAACTTCTCCTTGAGCATGGTCATGCAGTGCCAATTGATGAGGAGAACAGAAAAAACAGAGTTGAGATCGGACTTGAAGAGTTACCCGAAACCGTCCACAAGTATCCGGAAGAGCTTGAAGAAATAAAAACACTCCTCAGCTCATGTGGCTTTGACAGATTGCTGGGAAAGAAAAGGAAAGGGAGCTTGAAGAGGAAGTAA